In Variovorax paradoxus, a single genomic region encodes these proteins:
- a CDS encoding ATP-binding protein → MPAATEAVAVAGELHAPRAGVASLDNATGHQNMQQLIQLRWFAVVGQVVTILVVHYGFAIRLPLDHMLQVLTCLALFNMVSLLRARSHRRVTNGELFLALLVDVATLTAQLYLSGGATNPFVFLFLLQVTLGAVLLKAWSTWTIVVITSICFAGLALFSRPLALPLDHNRGLWSPYIQGMLVCFALNAALLVIFITRISRNLRARDARLADLRQRASEEEHIVRMGLLASGAAHELGTPLATLAVILGDWRRLPHFSSDPELLTEVAEMELQIQRCKSIVSGILLSAGEARGESSEETTVSTFLDDLIEEWRTTRPIEDFEYDNHFGRDLPMVSDSALKQMICNVLDNALEASPHWLRLEAAHDADALTITVTDAGPGFLPAILKEFGKPYQSSKGRPGGGLGLFLVVNVARTVGGRVAAGNRPEGGAIVKITLPLAAIVLEEEEDEDDDGEQEAEETLDRGTTETQTRP, encoded by the coding sequence ATGCCCGCCGCGACTGAGGCCGTCGCGGTCGCGGGGGAGCTTCACGCCCCCCGCGCCGGCGTCGCCAGCCTCGATAACGCCACCGGCCACCAGAACATGCAGCAGCTGATCCAGCTGCGCTGGTTTGCCGTCGTCGGGCAGGTGGTCACCATCCTCGTGGTGCACTACGGCTTCGCCATCCGGCTGCCGCTGGACCACATGCTGCAGGTGCTGACCTGCCTGGCCCTCTTCAACATGGTGAGCCTGCTGCGCGCGCGCAGCCACCGGCGCGTGACCAACGGCGAACTGTTCCTCGCGCTCCTGGTCGACGTGGCCACGCTCACCGCCCAGCTCTACCTGAGCGGCGGCGCCACCAACCCCTTCGTGTTCCTGTTCCTGCTGCAGGTGACGCTGGGCGCGGTGCTGCTGAAGGCCTGGTCGACCTGGACCATCGTGGTCATCACCAGCATCTGCTTCGCGGGGCTGGCGTTGTTCTCGCGCCCGCTCGCGCTGCCGCTGGACCACAACCGGGGCCTGTGGAGCCCCTACATCCAGGGCATGCTGGTGTGCTTCGCGCTGAACGCGGCGCTGCTGGTGATCTTCATCACCCGCATCAGCCGCAACCTGCGCGCCCGCGACGCGCGGCTGGCCGACCTGCGCCAGCGCGCCTCCGAAGAAGAACACATCGTGCGCATGGGCCTGCTGGCCTCGGGCGCGGCGCACGAGCTGGGCACGCCGCTGGCCACGCTGGCCGTGATCCTGGGCGACTGGCGCCGGCTGCCGCATTTCAGCTCCGACCCCGAACTGCTGACAGAAGTGGCCGAGATGGAACTGCAGATCCAGCGCTGCAAGAGCATCGTGAGCGGCATCCTGCTGTCGGCCGGCGAGGCGCGCGGCGAATCGTCCGAAGAGACCACCGTCAGCACCTTCCTGGACGACCTGATCGAAGAGTGGCGCACCACCCGCCCTATCGAGGACTTCGAGTACGACAACCACTTTGGCCGGGACCTGCCCATGGTCTCCGACTCCGCCCTCAAGCAGATGATCTGCAACGTGCTGGACAATGCCCTGGAGGCGTCGCCGCACTGGCTGCGCCTGGAGGCGGCGCACGACGCCGACGCGCTGACGATCACGGTCACGGACGCGGGCCCCGGCTTCCTGCCGGCCATCCTGAAGGAGTTCGGCAAACCCTACCAGTCGAGCAAGGGCCGCCCCGGCGGCGGGCTGGGGCTGTTCCTGGTCGTGAACGTGGCGCGCACCGTGGGCGGCCGGGTCGCCGCGGGCAACCGGCCCGAGGGCGGCGCGATCGTGAAGATCACGCTGCCGCTGGCGGCCATCGTGCTGGAAGAAGAGGAAGACGAGGACGACGACGGCGAACAGGAAGCCGAAGAGACCCTCGACCGCGGGACCACCGAAACACAAACGAGGCCATGA
- a CDS encoding response regulator transcription factor yields MTGTEAERQLLIVEDDDAFARTLGRSFERRGYAVTHASNLEEAGALLETMSPGYAVVDLKLNGEASGLACVQMLHRHNAKMLIVVLTGFASIATAVEAIKLGACHYLAKPSNTDDIEAAFGRATGTTEVELTNRSTSIKTLEWERIHETLAETGFNISETARRLGMHRRTLARKLGKQQVK; encoded by the coding sequence ATGACCGGAACCGAAGCTGAGCGCCAGTTGCTGATCGTCGAGGACGACGATGCCTTCGCGCGCACGCTGGGCCGTTCGTTCGAGCGACGCGGCTATGCCGTGACGCATGCGAGCAACCTCGAGGAAGCCGGGGCCTTGCTGGAAACCATGTCGCCCGGCTATGCCGTGGTCGACCTCAAGCTCAACGGCGAGGCCTCGGGCCTGGCCTGCGTGCAGATGCTGCACCGTCACAACGCCAAGATGCTGATCGTGGTGCTGACGGGCTTTGCCAGCATCGCCACGGCGGTGGAGGCCATCAAGCTCGGCGCCTGCCACTACCTGGCCAAGCCGTCGAACACCGACGACATCGAGGCCGCCTTCGGGCGCGCCACGGGCACCACCGAAGTCGAGCTGACCAACCGCTCGACCTCGATCAAGACGCTCGAATGGGAGCGTATCCACGAGACGCTGGCCGAGACCGGCTTCAACATCTCGGAGACCGCGCGCAGGCTCGGCATGCACCGGCGTACGCTGGCACGCAAGCTGGGCAAGCAGCAGGTCAAGTAG
- the trhA gene encoding PAQR family membrane homeostasis protein TrhA yields the protein MTSRSQTQPSPRASVLAARDQTAMEELFNALSHGLGLALAIAALPILVYSAAQKGQAAGVVGACLFAGTAIVLYLISTLYHALPMGRAKAWFNRLDHAAIYLFIAGSYMPFLFGVLRGPLGWTLFGAICAAAALGVGAKLFNRLQHPLWSTGLYVAMGWMALMAAVPLYERMSAAGLGWLVAGGLFYTAGAVVFLFDNKVRYAHSVWHLFVLAGSTCHFFAVLWHSHG from the coding sequence ATGACTTCTCGTTCACAGACGCAGCCCTCGCCCCGCGCTTCGGTGCTGGCGGCCCGCGACCAGACCGCGATGGAAGAGCTCTTCAACGCCCTGAGCCACGGCCTGGGCCTGGCGCTGGCCATCGCGGCCCTGCCCATCCTGGTCTACAGCGCGGCGCAGAAGGGCCAGGCGGCCGGCGTCGTCGGCGCCTGCCTGTTCGCGGGCACGGCCATCGTGCTGTACCTGATCTCCACGCTGTACCACGCGCTGCCGATGGGCCGCGCCAAAGCCTGGTTCAACCGGCTGGACCACGCGGCCATCTACCTCTTCATCGCGGGCAGCTACATGCCCTTCCTGTTCGGCGTGCTGCGCGGGCCGCTGGGCTGGACCCTGTTCGGCGCGATCTGCGCGGCCGCCGCGCTGGGCGTGGGCGCCAAGCTGTTCAACCGGCTGCAGCATCCGCTGTGGTCGACCGGGCTCTATGTGGCGATGGGCTGGATGGCGCTGATGGCGGCCGTGCCGCTGTACGAACGCATGTCGGCGGCAGGCCTCGGTTGGCTAGTGGCCGGCGGCCTGTTCTATACGGCCGGCGCTGTCGTATTCCTGTTCGACAACAAGGTGCGCTACGCCCACTCGGTATGGCACCTTTTCGTGCTGGCCGGCAGCACCTGCCACTTCTTCGCCGTGCTCTGGCACTCGCACGGCTGA
- a CDS encoding SlyX family protein, which yields MENQPNELEPRVTELEIKSSYAEDLLDQLNMTIYRQQQQIDRLILQVTQLREQSQNASQDGAASNPRHELPPHY from the coding sequence ATGGAAAACCAACCGAACGAACTCGAACCCCGCGTGACCGAGCTCGAAATCAAGTCGAGCTACGCCGAAGACCTGCTGGACCAGCTGAACATGACGATCTACCGACAACAGCAGCAGATCGACCGGCTGATCCTGCAGGTCACGCAGCTCAGGGAGCAGAGCCAGAACGCGTCGCAGGACGGGGCGGCCAGCAACCCGCGCCACGAGCTACCGCCGCATTACTGA
- a CDS encoding MFS transporter gives MYSSSSSKNWLLAAVCLAALGMPLSFTGPAVVLPAIRDTLGGSPVQLNWVTNAFMLSFGATLMAAGALADAYGRKRVFLLGLAVVALSSSLLTLAPGIVAFDLARALQGLGSAAAFAAGTAALAQVFDGTARTRAFSLIGTSFGVGLSCGSMLSGWLAQSFGWQAVMLSPGAVSLLALCIASMNMRESRNPDAMGLDMPGTLSFTAALSLLTLGVLQAPDSGWGSPWVLGALAGAALMGAAFVAIERRVAHPMLDLSLFRFPRFVGVQLLAAAPAYGFVVLLVLLPIRFVGLEGRGAIEAGAFMFALSGPILVVPTLAASLAHRFSSGAISAVGLLVCAAGLFWLSRCGPGTSLGGMVWPLLLIGAGIGLPWGLMDGLAVSVVPRERAGMASGIFNTVRVAGEGIALALVGAGLTALVTLQLGAFSAASQAAQRVTTGDLSQALALLPGVDRAALLHAYGVAFGTLLCVLAGVTVLTALVVFAFLRGDTHPETSAAALESPAC, from the coding sequence ATGTACTCGTCTTCCTCGTCCAAGAACTGGCTGCTGGCCGCCGTCTGCCTGGCGGCGCTGGGCATGCCGCTGAGCTTCACCGGCCCGGCGGTGGTGCTGCCCGCGATCCGCGACACGCTCGGCGGCAGCCCGGTGCAGCTCAACTGGGTGACCAACGCCTTCATGCTGAGCTTCGGCGCCACGCTCATGGCGGCCGGCGCGCTGGCCGATGCCTATGGCCGCAAGCGTGTCTTTCTGCTGGGGCTGGCGGTGGTGGCGCTGAGCAGCTCGCTGCTCACGCTGGCGCCCGGCATCGTTGCGTTCGACCTTGCCCGCGCGCTGCAGGGGCTGGGTTCTGCGGCGGCCTTCGCGGCGGGCACGGCGGCGCTGGCGCAGGTGTTCGATGGCACGGCGCGTACCCGGGCCTTCAGCCTGATCGGCACTTCGTTCGGCGTGGGGCTGTCGTGCGGCTCGATGCTTTCGGGCTGGCTGGCGCAGAGCTTCGGCTGGCAGGCGGTGATGCTCAGCCCCGGCGCGGTGAGCCTGCTGGCGCTGTGCATCGCGTCGATGAACATGCGCGAGTCGCGCAACCCCGATGCGATGGGCCTGGACATGCCGGGCACGCTCAGCTTCACCGCCGCGCTGAGCCTGCTCACCTTGGGCGTGCTGCAGGCGCCCGACAGCGGCTGGGGCAGCCCGTGGGTGCTCGGCGCGCTGGCCGGCGCGGCGCTGATGGGCGCGGCCTTCGTCGCCATCGAGCGGCGCGTGGCGCATCCGATGCTCGACCTGTCGCTGTTCCGTTTTCCGCGCTTCGTCGGCGTGCAACTGCTGGCCGCGGCGCCGGCCTATGGCTTCGTGGTGCTGCTGGTGCTGCTGCCGATCCGCTTCGTGGGGCTCGAGGGGCGCGGCGCGATCGAGGCCGGGGCCTTCATGTTCGCGCTCTCGGGGCCGATCCTCGTGGTGCCGACGCTGGCGGCATCGCTCGCGCACCGGTTCTCGTCGGGCGCGATCTCGGCCGTGGGGCTGCTGGTGTGCGCCGCCGGGCTTTTCTGGCTCAGCCGCTGCGGGCCGGGCACGTCGCTGGGTGGGATGGTGTGGCCGCTGCTGCTGATCGGCGCGGGCATCGGCCTGCCCTGGGGCCTGATGGACGGACTGGCCGTGAGCGTGGTGCCGCGCGAGCGGGCGGGCATGGCCTCGGGCATCTTCAACACGGTGCGGGTGGCGGGCGAGGGGATCGCGCTGGCGCTGGTGGGTGCTGGGCTCACGGCGCTGGTGACGCTGCAACTGGGAGCGTTTTCGGCCGCGTCGCAGGCGGCGCAGCGCGTGACCACGGGAGACCTGTCGCAGGCTTTGGCGCTGCTGCCCGGTGTCGACCGCGCGGCGCTGCTGCATGCGTATGGCGTGGCATTCGGCACGCTGCTGTGCGTGCTGGCGGGGGTGACCGTGTTGACGGCGCTGGTGGTGTTTGCGTTCCTGCGCGGGGATACGCACCCGGAGACAAGTGCGGCGGCGCTGGAGTCTCCGGCCTGTTGA
- a CDS encoding LysR family transcriptional regulator, whose translation MDSFSGLESFVRAADQLSFAKAGRQLGISASAVGKNVARLEQQLGVRLFNRTTRHTRLTQEGALFHERCRRILDELDDARAMMQDAVAAPRGRLRVSLPTIGYRFLLPVLPEFKVAYPEIELDLDFNDRLVDVIAEGVDVAIRSGELIDSQLVARRLGPFQFVLVASPAYLAQHGEPRVPAELANHACLRYKFVTGGKIEEWDLPGLPEQLPATLLCNNMEAMLGAAVAGLGVAYMPDFLARDSLGRGELRCVLAGHIARQGQFSALWPSSRQLSPKVRAFVDFASARMFQAEFRP comes from the coding sequence ATGGACAGTTTCAGCGGGCTCGAATCTTTCGTGCGGGCGGCGGACCAGCTCAGCTTTGCCAAGGCGGGGCGGCAGCTGGGCATCTCGGCCTCGGCGGTGGGCAAGAACGTGGCGCGGCTCGAGCAGCAGCTCGGCGTGCGGCTCTTCAACCGCACCACGCGCCACACGCGGCTCACCCAGGAAGGCGCGCTGTTCCATGAGCGCTGCCGCCGCATCCTCGACGAGCTGGACGACGCGCGGGCCATGATGCAGGACGCCGTCGCCGCGCCGCGCGGCCGGCTGCGCGTGAGCCTGCCGACCATCGGCTACCGATTCCTGCTGCCGGTCCTGCCGGAGTTCAAGGTCGCCTACCCCGAGATCGAGCTCGACCTCGACTTCAACGACCGGCTGGTCGACGTGATCGCCGAGGGTGTAGATGTCGCCATCCGCAGCGGCGAGCTGATCGACTCGCAGCTGGTGGCGCGGCGGCTGGGCCCGTTCCAGTTCGTGCTGGTCGCCTCGCCCGCGTACCTGGCGCAGCACGGCGAGCCGCGCGTGCCGGCTGAACTCGCGAATCACGCATGCCTGCGCTACAAGTTCGTCACCGGCGGAAAGATCGAGGAATGGGACCTGCCCGGCCTGCCGGAGCAGTTGCCGGCCACCCTGCTGTGCAACAACATGGAAGCCATGCTCGGCGCCGCCGTCGCCGGGCTCGGGGTGGCCTACATGCCCGACTTCCTCGCGCGCGATTCGCTGGGGCGCGGCGAGCTGCGGTGCGTGCTGGCCGGCCACATCGCGCGGCAGGGCCAGTTCTCGGCGCTGTGGCCATCGAGCCGGCAGCTGTCGCCGAAGGTGCGGGCGTTCGTGGACTTCGCGAGCGCGCGGATGTTTCAGGCCGAATTCAGACCATAA
- a CDS encoding type II toxin-antitoxin system Phd/YefM family antitoxin: MNFSTQVKPISYLKSHAADIVKTLAETREPLVITQNGEAKLVVMDVQSYEEHEATLALLKVLALGNREIGQGHFRSATDVFADLDKEDGQ; this comes from the coding sequence ATGAATTTCTCCACGCAGGTCAAGCCCATCAGCTATCTCAAGAGCCACGCCGCGGACATCGTGAAGACGCTTGCCGAGACCCGTGAACCGCTGGTCATCACGCAGAACGGCGAAGCCAAGCTCGTGGTGATGGACGTCCAGTCCTATGAGGAACATGAAGCCACGCTCGCGCTGCTCAAGGTTCTTGCGCTCGGCAATCGCGAAATCGGACAGGGCCACTTCCGCTCCGCCACGGACGTGTTCGCCGACCTGGACAAAGAAGACGGTCAATGA
- a CDS encoding type II toxin-antitoxin system RelE/ParE family toxin, whose translation MKVVFLRSAEADLKDLRRYIIKNFGPAAWAGSYGKIKETVAMIEAHPHSGRVPDELENLNTAQYRQLISGMNRIIYEVRADTAYIHLVCDTRRDLKGLLMRRMVGAA comes from the coding sequence ATGAAGGTCGTGTTCCTGCGGTCCGCAGAAGCCGACCTGAAGGACCTGCGCCGCTACATCATCAAGAACTTCGGCCCGGCGGCCTGGGCCGGCAGCTACGGAAAGATCAAGGAAACCGTGGCGATGATCGAAGCACACCCTCATTCAGGACGGGTCCCCGATGAGCTCGAGAACCTGAACACGGCCCAGTACCGTCAGCTCATTTCGGGCATGAATCGGATCATCTATGAAGTACGGGCGGACACCGCCTACATCCACCTCGTCTGCGACACGCGCAGAGACCTGAAAGGCCTGCTCATGCGGCGCATGGTCGGTGCCGCATGA
- a CDS encoding AAA family ATPase, translating into MRLASFQITNFRSINDSGSIDSTQITAILGRNDSGKSNLLRALHSLNPTDGLVELSPIKDFPRHRRLEECNGDTPVVTTRWALEPGEQAALAEILPRAAGVSHVSAGRGYAATRWAGLEGLSALSLDVGDIKAKVRKIVPAVKAAAEKVAEEQRALLEQEADTFDAAMIMNPDYIKWSDGAVKAMQALRKALAAADAELSDKQDQMLAELEDMARAIANDEPALARARAWVLENLPRFVYVDEYPALPGRQNIAEYLGREGWGQLTPEQQSFGKLCKVAGLDPRKLQELLDKNDQATRNQLANRAGSVVTAEIRRLWKDRPLKVRFNLDGQYLDTLVSDPNGAYEVEVNLEERSRGFQWFFSFYIAFFADTQGGRAEDAILLLDEPGLHLHAHSQADLLAHFEKDFGNQIIYTTHSPFMVPVHKLDAVRTASLGETSGTTVSNTAEGDERTLFPLKAALALSRMASEPVKVEAAKPVAAKAVAGEVTKPAKVAKPVDAVVAVAAAPAVAAEATVEPAPVGAVVEPADSELTQAA; encoded by the coding sequence ATGCGCTTGGCGTCATTCCAGATCACCAACTTTCGCTCGATCAACGACAGCGGTTCCATCGACTCCACACAGATCACGGCGATCCTCGGTCGAAATGACAGCGGCAAATCGAATCTGCTGCGTGCGCTCCACAGCCTGAACCCGACCGACGGCCTGGTCGAACTCAGCCCCATCAAGGACTTTCCGCGCCATCGCCGCCTCGAGGAATGCAACGGCGACACGCCCGTCGTTACCACCCGCTGGGCGCTCGAGCCAGGCGAACAGGCGGCCCTTGCCGAAATCCTGCCGCGCGCCGCCGGCGTGAGCCACGTCAGCGCCGGCCGCGGCTATGCCGCCACCCGCTGGGCCGGACTCGAAGGCCTGAGCGCGCTGTCGCTCGACGTGGGCGACATCAAGGCCAAGGTTCGCAAGATCGTGCCGGCCGTCAAGGCCGCCGCCGAGAAGGTGGCCGAAGAGCAGCGCGCCCTGCTCGAGCAGGAAGCCGACACCTTCGACGCCGCAATGATCATGAACCCCGACTACATCAAGTGGTCGGACGGCGCGGTGAAGGCGATGCAGGCGCTGCGCAAGGCACTGGCCGCGGCCGACGCCGAACTCAGCGACAAGCAGGACCAGATGCTGGCCGAGCTGGAAGACATGGCGCGCGCCATCGCCAACGACGAACCCGCGCTGGCCCGCGCCCGCGCCTGGGTGCTGGAGAACCTGCCGCGCTTCGTGTACGTGGACGAATACCCGGCGCTGCCCGGCCGCCAGAACATCGCCGAATACCTGGGCCGCGAGGGCTGGGGCCAGCTCACGCCCGAGCAGCAGAGCTTCGGCAAGCTGTGCAAGGTGGCGGGGCTCGATCCGCGCAAGCTGCAGGAGCTGCTCGACAAGAACGACCAGGCCACGCGCAACCAGCTCGCCAACCGCGCCGGCTCGGTGGTGACGGCAGAGATCCGCCGGCTCTGGAAAGACCGCCCGCTGAAGGTGCGCTTCAACCTCGACGGCCAGTACCTCGACACGCTGGTGTCCGACCCGAACGGCGCCTATGAAGTCGAGGTGAACCTTGAAGAGCGCAGCCGCGGTTTCCAGTGGTTCTTCTCGTTCTACATCGCGTTCTTCGCCGACACCCAGGGCGGCCGCGCGGAAGACGCTATCCTGCTGCTGGACGAACCCGGCCTGCATCTGCACGCCCACTCGCAGGCCGACCTGCTCGCGCACTTCGAGAAAGACTTCGGCAACCAGATCATCTACACCACGCACTCGCCGTTCATGGTGCCCGTGCACAAGCTCGACGCGGTGCGCACCGCCAGCCTGGGCGAGACCAGCGGCACCACGGTGAGCAACACCGCCGAGGGCGACGAGCGCACGCTGTTCCCGCTGAAGGCCGCGCTGGCGCTGAGCCGCATGGCGAGCGAGCCGGTGAAGGTGGAGGCCGCGAAGCCGGTGGCTGCGAAGGCTGTGGCCGGGGAGGTGACCAAGCCTGCCAAGGTGGCCAAGCCCGTGGATGCGGTGGTTGCTGTTGCGGCAGCACCTGCCGTTGCAGCCGAGGCCACCGTGGAGCCGGCACCTGTCGGCGCTGTCGTCGAACCGGCGGACAGCGAACTGACTCAAGCCGCCTGA
- a CDS encoding ABC transporter permease — MNASLRLGWRTLWRDLRAGELRLLIVAVLLAVAALTAVGFFADRLKGGLQRDARQLLGGDAVVVSDNPTPDAFVAQAKSLGLEGTGTYGFPTMARAEDAQGGASKLVALKAVTAGYPLRGSLQTSATLDGPGAVTRDIPPAGEVWVDASLLDSLGLKIGDTLLLGDTGLRVGRVITLEPDRGAGFMSFSPRVMLNQADVARTALVQPASRVGYRYAVAGNDAAVKRFTDWADATLKKGELRGVRLDSFESGRPEMRQTLDRAEKFLSLVALLAALLSAVAVALAARGFAASHLDDCAMLRVLGQSQRTIAAAYTFEFAVIGVVASGLGVAIGFAVHYVFVLLLSGLVETALPAATLWPVAFGLGMGLTLLFAFGLPPVLQLARVPPLRVIRRDVGGLKPASLAVLGVGVAGFAALLMAASSDIKLGLIAVGGFAGAVAVFALLSWLAVKVLRRSVNETTAPRWLVLATRQISARPAYAVVQVSALAVGLLALVLLVLLRTDLVASWRQATPPDAPNRFVINVMPDQSEAFQKSLRDAGVGKFDWYPMIRGRLVAINDKPVTPDDYTEDRAKRLVDREFNLSNSVEAPAHNSITAGKWTPDAKNEVSVEEGLAETLGLKLGDMLRFDIGGMQNDARITSLRKVDWGSLHANFFVMYTVASLADVPVTYMGAFRAPETRGFDNALVRSYPNVTNVDMSATINQVQRVLDQVIRAVEFLFGFTLAAGLVVLFAAVTATREERAREFAVMRAVGARASLLRQVQRAELAGVGLLAGFLASIVASVIGWALARYVFEFSWTASPVVPLAGALAGAVLALGAGWWGLRDVLRRPVVDTLRRAAE, encoded by the coding sequence ATGAATGCCTCCCTCCGCCTGGGTTGGCGCACGCTCTGGCGCGACCTGCGCGCCGGCGAGTTGCGCCTGTTGATCGTCGCCGTGCTGCTGGCCGTGGCCGCGCTCACGGCCGTCGGCTTCTTCGCCGATCGCCTGAAGGGCGGGCTGCAGCGCGATGCGCGCCAGCTGCTGGGCGGCGATGCCGTGGTGGTCAGCGACAACCCGACGCCCGATGCCTTCGTGGCGCAGGCGAAATCGCTGGGCCTGGAAGGCACCGGCACCTACGGCTTTCCGACCATGGCGCGCGCCGAAGACGCACAGGGCGGCGCCAGCAAGCTGGTGGCGCTGAAGGCGGTGACGGCGGGCTATCCGCTGCGCGGCAGCCTGCAGACCTCGGCCACGCTCGACGGCCCGGGAGCGGTCACGCGCGACATCCCGCCGGCGGGCGAAGTCTGGGTCGATGCCTCGCTGCTCGACTCGCTGGGCCTGAAGATCGGCGACACCCTGCTGCTGGGCGACACCGGCCTGCGCGTGGGCCGCGTCATCACGCTGGAGCCCGACCGCGGCGCCGGCTTCATGAGCTTTTCTCCGCGCGTGATGCTCAACCAGGCCGACGTGGCCCGCACCGCGCTCGTGCAGCCGGCCAGCCGCGTGGGCTACCGCTATGCCGTGGCGGGCAACGACGCGGCCGTCAAGCGCTTCACCGACTGGGCCGACGCCACGCTAAAGAAGGGCGAACTGCGCGGCGTGCGGCTCGACTCCTTCGAGAGCGGCAGGCCCGAGATGCGCCAGACGCTCGACCGCGCCGAGAAATTCCTGAGCCTGGTCGCGCTGCTCGCGGCGCTGCTGTCGGCGGTGGCCGTGGCGCTGGCCGCGCGCGGCTTCGCGGCCAGCCACCTCGACGACTGCGCCATGCTGCGCGTGCTGGGCCAGAGCCAGCGCACCATCGCCGCGGCCTACACCTTCGAGTTCGCGGTGATCGGCGTGGTCGCCAGTGGGCTGGGCGTGGCCATCGGCTTTGCGGTTCACTACGTGTTCGTGCTGCTGCTCTCGGGCCTGGTCGAGACCGCGCTGCCGGCGGCCACGCTGTGGCCCGTGGCCTTCGGGCTGGGCATGGGGCTCACGCTGCTGTTCGCATTCGGCCTGCCGCCGGTGCTGCAGCTGGCCCGCGTGCCGCCGCTGCGCGTGATCCGGCGCGACGTGGGCGGGCTCAAGCCGGCGTCGCTCGCGGTGCTGGGCGTGGGCGTGGCGGGCTTCGCGGCGCTGCTCATGGCGGCCAGCAGCGACATCAAGCTGGGCCTGATTGCCGTCGGCGGCTTCGCGGGCGCGGTGGCGGTGTTCGCGTTGCTGAGCTGGCTCGCGGTGAAGGTGCTGCGCCGCAGCGTGAACGAAACCACCGCGCCGCGATGGCTGGTGCTGGCCACGCGGCAGATTTCCGCCCGGCCGGCCTATGCGGTGGTGCAGGTCAGCGCGCTGGCGGTGGGCCTGCTGGCGCTGGTGCTGCTGGTGCTGCTGCGCACCGACCTGGTGGCGAGCTGGCGCCAGGCCACGCCGCCCGATGCGCCGAACCGCTTCGTCATCAACGTCATGCCCGACCAGAGCGAGGCCTTCCAGAAGTCGCTGCGCGACGCGGGCGTGGGCAAGTTCGACTGGTACCCGATGATCCGCGGCCGCCTCGTCGCCATCAACGACAAGCCGGTGACGCCCGACGACTACACCGAAGACCGCGCCAAGCGCCTCGTCGACCGCGAGTTCAACCTCAGCAACAGCGTGGAAGCGCCCGCCCACAACAGCATCACCGCCGGCAAGTGGACGCCCGACGCGAAGAACGAAGTGAGCGTGGAAGAGGGCCTGGCCGAAACGCTCGGCCTGAAGCTGGGCGACATGCTGCGCTTCGACATCGGCGGCATGCAGAACGACGCGCGCATCACCTCGCTGCGCAAGGTCGACTGGGGCTCGCTGCACGCCAACTTCTTCGTGATGTACACGGTGGCTTCGCTGGCCGACGTGCCGGTGACCTACATGGGCGCCTTCCGCGCACCCGAGACCCGGGGCTTCGACAACGCGCTGGTGCGCAGCTACCCTAACGTGACCAACGTCGACATGAGCGCCACCATCAACCAGGTGCAGCGCGTGCTCGACCAGGTGATCCGCGCCGTGGAGTTCCTGTTCGGCTTCACGCTGGCGGCCGGGCTGGTGGTGCTGTTCGCGGCTGTGACGGCCACGCGCGAGGAGCGCGCGCGCGAGTTCGCGGTGATGCGCGCGGTGGGCGCGCGCGCCAGCCTGCTGCGCCAGGTGCAGCGCGCCGAGCTGGCGGGCGTCGGGCTGCTCGCGGGTTTTCTCGCGAGCATCGTGGCCTCGGTGATCGGCTGGGCGCTGGCGCGCTATGTGTTCGAGTTCAGCTGGACCGCCTCGCCGGTGGTTCCGCTCGCGGGCGCGCTGGCCGGCGCGGTGCTGGCGCTGGGCGCGGGATGGTGGGGCCTGCGCGACGTGTTGCGCCGCCCGGTCGTCGACACCTTGCGCCGCGCGGCCGAGTAG